Proteins from a genomic interval of Colletotrichum higginsianum IMI 349063 chromosome 6, whole genome shotgun sequence:
- a CDS encoding Kelch domain-containing protein yields MESFGALKRRTTEILQSLPQNLPAMPNIPNVKRPSLSSGKGPKAMKATWERIDVPPLARSSHTVSVVNGSAYVFGGEINPREPVDNDVHVIRLPYNSAGADYYKIKSAPTKQYIPPVEKKTDETVEEPADAPNVAEKAALKEQLLDEVSLASPGVAGDDEDLSAETGAGSTSSDPVLDKGKGPALAETPSLGDVPSPRVGHATAVIGSRIFLYGGRGGPDMKPLEEGGRVWVFDTRINTWSFLDPVPPAPGVTILPMPSARSYHSAAATDRPRDFVPKHARGKQTWRAWAQGDSAEVGIPQAPIVGHAAVNATDEEDDGYGTFFVHAGCLASGERTNDLWAFDVRSRVWSQLPSAPGPARGGAAITVSKSRLFRFGGFDGKTEIGGQLDFIHLEMDTFDDGVSKGEIAVHGRGGWQSIVQGANSGEQEIHLIPGQTWPGNRSVAGLEAVTVGAGREYLLLIMGEREPSSNGHSGAGAMWDDVWAFQVPPIGMTAASVRDAMLQAIGRPTGEGKWTKLVTEPYDDDNDDGEPAPRGWFATAPMGDVEEAGVVVWGGLSSENKRLKDGWILRIPE; encoded by the coding sequence ATGGAGTCTTTTGGAGCTCTCAAGCGTCGGACGACCGAGATCCTACAATCCCTTCCCCAGAACCTTCCCGCCATGCCGAACATACCCAACGTGAAGAGACCGTCTCTGTCGAGCGGTAAAGGCCCAAAGGCTATGAAGGCCACTTGGGAGCGAATCGACGTCCCGCCCCTCGCCCGTTCCTCCCACACCGTCAGCGTCGTCAACGGTTCTGCCTacgtcttcggcggcgagaTCAACCCTCGGGAGCCCGTCGACAACGATGTCCATGTCATCAGACTGCCTTACAACAGTGCAGGCGCTGATTACTACAAGATCAAGTCCGCCCCGACGAAGCAATACATCCCGCCCGTCGAGAAGAAAACCGACGAGACGGTTGAGGAGCCGGCCGACGCCCCGAACGTCGCGGAAAAGGCCGCGCTGAAGGaacagctcctcgacgaggtttCCCTTGCTTCACCGGGCGTCGCaggagacgacgaagatTTGTCCGCCGAGACCGGCGCGGGAAGCACATCCTCGGATCCTGTCTTGGACAAAGGCAAAGGCCCGGCTCTTGCCGAAACTCCCTCTCTTGGTGATGTACCGTCTCCCCGTGTCGGCCATGCCACCGCCGTCATTGGGAGTCGTATCTTCCTCTATGGAGGTCGCGGAGGACCGGACATGAAACCCCTTGAAGAGGGTGGTCGCGTCTGGGTCTTTGACACCCGTATCAATACTTGGTCCTTCCTCGATCCTGTGCCACCCGCTCCCGGAGTGACCATCTTGCCGATGCCCTCGGCGCGCAGCTACCACTCAGCCGCCGCGACTGATCGTCCTCGCGACTTTGTTCCCAAGCATGCGCGTGGCAAGCAAACCTGGAGGGCCTGGGCCCAAGGCGACAGCGCCGAGGTGGGTATTCCTCAAGCTCCCATTGTTGGCCACGCTGCCGTCAATGCCAcggacgaagaggatgatggcTATGGCACTTTCTTCGTGCATGCCGGTTGCCTGGCGAGCGGCGAGCGCACTAATGACCTTTGGGCCTTCGACGTGCGGTCCCGAGTGTGGAGCCAGCTGCCTTCGGCGCCCGGACCGGCGcgtggcggcgccgccatcacaGTCAGCAAGAGCCGGCTATTTCGCTTCGGCGGCTTTGATGGCAAAACTGAGATTGGCGGACAGCTTGATTTCATCCACCTTGAGATGGACACCTTCGACGACGGTGTTTCCAAGGGTGAAATCGCAGTCCACGGCCGTGGCGGTTGGCAGAGCATTGTCCAGGGTGCCAACTCTGGCGAGCAGGAAATCCACCTCATTCCGGGTCAGACGTGGCCCGGAAACAGAAGTGTGGCGggtctcgaggccgtcaccgTTGGTGCCGGACGCGAGTACTTGTTGCTCATCATGGGTGAGCGCGAACCCAGCTCGAATGGTCactccggcgccggcgccatgtGGGACGATGTCTGGGCTTTCCAGGTACCGCCTATTGGCATGACCGCTGCTAGCGTGCGGGATGCTATGTTGCAGGCCATTGGTCGGCCGACGGGTGAGGGCAAGTGGACAAAACTCGTGACGGAGCCGTATGATGATGACAACGATGATGGTGAGCCAGCGCCGCGCGGTTGGTTTGCAACAGCACCAATGGGGGATGTGGAGGAGGCTGGTGTTGTTGTCTGGGGAGGACTGAGCTCTGAGAACAAGAGACTGAAGGACGGTTGGATTTTGAGGATCCCCGAGTAA